In Hahella sp. KA22, one genomic interval encodes:
- the gltX gene encoding glutamate--tRNA ligase encodes MTVRTRIAPSPTGDPHVGTAYIALFNLCFARQHGGKFILRIEDTDQTRSTTESEQDILSALRWLGLEWDEGPDVGGPHAPYRQSERKDSYRAYAEELVAKGHAYYCFRTPEELDVIREERKAQGLPPGIKGDLELPEDEVTRRLAAGEPHVIRMKVPDEGVCVVKDMLRGDIEIDWGQVDCQILLKSDGMPTYHLANVVDDHLMEITHVIRGEEWINSAPKHMLLYKYFGWEMPTLCHMPLLRNPDKTKLSKRKNPTSINFYERLGVMPEALLNYLGRMGWSMPDESEKFTLDQMIENFDIKRVSLGGPVFDIVKLRWLNGLWMRENLSETQFLERLVRWSYNNDYAAKMIPHVQSRAETFSDVAPLAAFMFSGYLPIKEEDFAASKLEAEQLKKVLQYSLWRLEAQRHWSKENIFADLKALSKAMSVKMGDFMMPIFVSIAGTPNSWSVVDSMETLGPDMTRARLRFALEVLGGLSKKGLKAAEKEFAQISTAIDAAEKN; translated from the coding sequence ATGACGGTAAGAACCCGTATTGCACCATCTCCCACCGGCGATCCTCACGTAGGAACCGCTTATATTGCGCTTTTCAATTTGTGCTTCGCTCGTCAGCACGGCGGTAAATTCATTCTGCGTATTGAAGATACTGATCAGACTCGCAGTACGACAGAATCGGAACAAGACATTCTGAGCGCTTTGAGATGGTTGGGGCTGGAATGGGATGAGGGCCCGGATGTGGGCGGTCCTCATGCTCCTTATCGTCAAAGCGAAAGAAAGGACAGTTACCGCGCTTATGCTGAAGAATTAGTCGCTAAAGGGCATGCATACTACTGTTTCCGCACGCCAGAAGAGTTGGATGTCATTCGTGAAGAGCGTAAAGCGCAAGGCTTGCCGCCAGGCATAAAAGGCGATCTTGAGTTGCCTGAAGATGAAGTGACGCGTCGCCTGGCTGCTGGTGAACCTCACGTTATCCGGATGAAAGTGCCGGATGAAGGTGTGTGCGTTGTGAAGGACATGTTGCGCGGGGATATCGAAATCGATTGGGGGCAGGTTGACTGTCAGATTCTATTGAAATCCGACGGTATGCCGACGTATCACCTGGCCAATGTGGTGGATGATCATCTGATGGAGATCACCCACGTCATTCGCGGCGAAGAGTGGATCAACTCGGCGCCTAAGCACATGCTGCTGTATAAATATTTTGGCTGGGAAATGCCGACGCTGTGCCATATGCCGTTGCTGCGCAACCCGGATAAAACCAAGCTGAGCAAGCGCAAGAACCCAACCAGCATCAACTTCTATGAGCGTTTGGGCGTGATGCCGGAAGCGCTGCTGAATTATCTGGGCCGGATGGGCTGGTCCATGCCTGACGAGAGCGAAAAGTTCACGCTGGACCAAATGATCGAAAACTTTGACATTAAGCGTGTTTCGCTTGGTGGACCGGTTTTTGACATAGTGAAACTGCGTTGGCTGAATGGGCTCTGGATGAGAGAGAATCTGAGCGAAACTCAGTTCCTGGAGCGTCTGGTGCGCTGGTCTTACAACAACGACTACGCCGCCAAGATGATTCCTCATGTGCAAAGCAGAGCGGAGACATTTTCCGATGTAGCTCCGTTGGCGGCTTTTATGTTCAGTGGCTATTTGCCGATTAAAGAGGAAGATTTCGCCGCCTCTAAATTGGAGGCTGAACAGCTCAAGAAGGTGCTGCAATATTCGCTGTGGCGACTGGAAGCGCAGCGTCACTGGAGCAAAGAGAATATCTTCGCTGACCTGAAAGCGCTCAGCAAAGCAATGAGTGTGAAAATGGGCGACTTCATGATGCCGATTTTCGTATCTATCGCGGGCACGCCAAATTCTTGGTCAGTAGTGGACTCCATGGAAACTCTGGGGCCTGATATGACGCGCGCCAGACTGCGTTTTGCGCTGGAAGTATTGGGTGGGCTGTCCAAGAAGGGGCTGAAGGCGGCGGAGAAAGAGTTCGCTCAAATTTCAACCGCTATCGACGCGGCTGAAAAAAATTAG
- a CDS encoding MFS transporter codes for MANKGVFNLLGSIRFLPYFLTQAFGAFNDNLFKQGILLLFAYRLSEEESATLVNVAAGLFILPFFLFSPLAGQLADKFEKGKLIRVIKLVEIALMSLAAFAFISESKVLLLFLLFMMGVQSAAFGPVKYSILPQHLKHEELLAGNALVEMGTFLAILFGTILAGVLFSHQGGVNLIAGGIIVCAIAGYVASRSIPQADSVNPQLRINWNPITETMGTVRDVKDNRAVFLSVMAISWFWFLGASYLTQFNLFTKEYLLGNPAVATGLLTLFSIGVATGSLLCSKLSDGKVELGLVPIGSLGLTLFGAHLYFATPDVNVIELRTFGEFLADPSGYGVLLDLLFIGLFGGFYIVPLYALIQERSEEKKRAQVIALNNVMNAIFMVFSAAFAIVFLTLIGLTIPEYFLVLAIMNAVVAVYIFKQVPEFALRFCIWLLGHTMYRVTHRGLSNIPQEGPVVLVCNHVSYVDAMLIGGAVRRPVRFVMDKGIYEMPGLHWFFKLARTIPITSEKRDQDTYHRAFEAISEALENGEVICIFPEGRLTKTGDIDAFRKGIELIIQRNPVPVTPMALRGLWGSFFSHKDGMALAKLPRRFWSKVELVADASWEPEKVSSEALEEKVKALRGEWA; via the coding sequence ATGGCTAATAAAGGCGTGTTTAATTTGCTCGGCTCCATTCGTTTTCTGCCGTATTTTTTGACGCAGGCGTTTGGAGCTTTTAACGACAACCTTTTCAAGCAGGGTATCCTGCTGCTGTTCGCATACAGGCTTAGCGAAGAAGAAAGCGCAACGCTGGTCAATGTGGCGGCGGGTTTGTTTATCCTTCCTTTTTTCCTCTTTTCACCATTGGCGGGCCAGCTCGCCGATAAGTTTGAGAAGGGGAAACTTATCCGGGTCATCAAGTTGGTGGAAATAGCGCTCATGTCGCTGGCCGCCTTTGCTTTTATCTCTGAGTCCAAAGTCCTGCTGTTGTTCTTGTTGTTTATGATGGGCGTGCAGTCGGCAGCGTTTGGTCCAGTGAAATACTCCATTCTCCCGCAGCATTTGAAGCACGAAGAGTTATTGGCGGGAAATGCGCTGGTTGAAATGGGGACCTTCTTGGCGATCCTTTTCGGCACCATTCTCGCTGGCGTTTTGTTTAGTCATCAGGGCGGCGTAAATCTGATCGCCGGCGGCATCATTGTCTGTGCGATCGCTGGATATGTCGCAAGTCGTTCGATACCGCAGGCGGATTCGGTCAACCCGCAGCTAAGAATTAATTGGAACCCGATTACAGAGACCATGGGAACCGTGCGAGATGTTAAAGACAATCGGGCGGTGTTTCTCTCGGTGATGGCCATCAGCTGGTTCTGGTTTTTAGGGGCGAGCTACCTGACTCAATTCAATCTCTTCACCAAAGAATATTTACTGGGGAATCCTGCCGTCGCTACGGGGCTGTTGACGTTGTTTTCTATCGGCGTTGCGACGGGATCGTTACTGTGCAGTAAATTGTCCGACGGCAAAGTGGAGCTTGGGCTAGTTCCTATCGGCTCACTGGGTCTTACCCTGTTTGGCGCTCATCTCTACTTTGCTACGCCTGACGTTAATGTCATAGAGCTAAGAACGTTTGGAGAATTTCTGGCTGATCCTTCCGGTTATGGCGTGTTATTGGATCTATTGTTTATAGGTTTGTTTGGCGGCTTTTATATTGTGCCCTTGTATGCATTGATTCAGGAGCGCTCAGAAGAAAAGAAACGGGCGCAGGTCATTGCGTTGAATAATGTAATGAACGCTATTTTTATGGTGTTCAGCGCAGCCTTCGCCATAGTTTTCCTGACGCTAATAGGGTTGACCATTCCTGAATACTTCCTGGTGCTGGCGATTATGAATGCTGTTGTCGCAGTGTATATATTCAAGCAAGTGCCGGAATTCGCATTACGCTTTTGCATATGGTTGTTAGGTCACACGATGTATCGGGTTACGCATCGAGGTTTGAGCAATATTCCTCAAGAAGGGCCTGTTGTGCTGGTATGCAACCATGTCAGTTATGTTGACGCAATGCTGATTGGCGGCGCCGTGCGCAGACCTGTGCGTTTTGTCATGGATAAAGGCATATACGAAATGCCGGGGCTGCACTGGTTTTTCAAGCTTGCGCGCACCATCCCTATTACTTCCGAAAAGAGAGACCAGGATACCTACCATCGCGCTTTTGAGGCGATTAGCGAAGCGCTGGAGAATGGTGAGGTGATTTGTATCTTCCCTGAGGGACGTTTGACAAAGACGGGGGATATCGACGCGTTTAGAAAGGGAATTGAGCTGATTATCCAGCGTAACCCTGTGCCTGTAACGCCAATGGCGCTGCGAGGGTTGTGGGGTTCATTCTTCAGCCATAAAGATGGCATGGCGTTAGCTAAACTGCCCCGGCGCTTTTGGTCTAAAGTTGAACTGGTCGCAGACGCAAGTTGGGAGCCTGAAAAGGTCAGTTCCGAGGCGCTGGAAGAGAAAGTTAAGGCTTTGAGAGGGGAGTGGGCTTAG
- a CDS encoding 6-carboxytetrahydropterin synthase, which yields MNRLFVDHLTVLDFSYLHPLRGIVGESWIMDIELSGDLDEQGMVFDFGDVKKILRQAAEDMIDHKLVVPQDLLDMNVEQKGERIEVSCSFPGDAQFHISCPTDAIAALPLTEIDIESVEPLLTKHLQSVVPDNVKKVKIRLREENIQGAYYHYTHGLKKHAGNCQRIAHGHRSKLEIFADGQRSQLTEYQWAKKWKDIYIGSWEDVAQEETINGVEHIRFKYVASQGDFELLMPKKRVYMIDTDSTVEWIAEHIAQTLKKQRPQNWFTVRAYEGVKKGAIAER from the coding sequence ATGAATCGTCTGTTTGTTGATCACCTTACCGTTCTTGATTTCTCTTACCTTCACCCTCTCCGCGGCATCGTTGGAGAAAGCTGGATTATGGATATTGAGCTTTCCGGCGACCTGGACGAACAAGGCATGGTGTTCGATTTCGGCGACGTCAAAAAAATCCTTCGCCAGGCTGCGGAGGATATGATTGATCACAAACTGGTGGTGCCTCAGGATCTGCTGGACATGAATGTCGAGCAAAAGGGCGAGCGCATTGAAGTCAGTTGCAGCTTTCCCGGCGACGCGCAGTTTCACATCTCCTGCCCTACTGACGCCATCGCCGCCCTGCCTCTGACGGAAATTGATATCGAGTCGGTAGAACCTTTATTGACTAAACACCTGCAAAGCGTGGTGCCGGACAATGTAAAGAAGGTGAAAATCCGCTTGCGTGAGGAAAACATTCAGGGCGCTTACTACCACTACACCCATGGTTTGAAAAAGCACGCCGGTAACTGCCAGCGCATCGCTCACGGTCACCGCTCCAAACTGGAAATATTCGCAGACGGACAGCGCAGCCAGCTCACCGAGTATCAATGGGCCAAAAAATGGAAAGATATCTATATCGGTAGCTGGGAAGATGTCGCTCAAGAAGAGACTATCAATGGCGTTGAGCACATACGCTTCAAATATGTCGCCTCGCAAGGTGACTTTGAGCTATTGATGCCGAAGAAGCGCGTATACATGATTGATACTGATTCCACCGTCGAGTGGATCGCTGAACATATTGCGCAGACCCTGAAAAAGCAACGCCCGCAAAACTGGTTTACTGTGCGAGCGTACGAAGGCGTAAAAAAAGGCGCTATCGCTGAACGTTAG
- a CDS encoding response regulator, which produces MTIKTALLVDDSKVARFALSKLLENVSMNVNLAGSAEEALDYLSKNSPPDVIFMDHLMPGMNGVEASKAIKSNPDTAAIPIIMCTSKKSKEFEDAAKRFGIYNILTKPPQTDGLHSILEQLNRDIEAGSLTSAPIDLTAMDFAFSDHDVDDAEETAVTKVKAKEEEQPPSPHDALPVNGKAFSLPIEMIEQVARSTVKTSLNTRVHELLSDLFDEQYAHLKRLSEELQNRHDERIETFYSRIESQITTSFAALKEEVSAELAREISQELNEIKEELKNAAPAAPAAGASPAITQKQLDELKDHMTTVQSIDTEFWQTLQAEAIQQAHDISRETAEDIAQRTIELYGESQRSASNKAYMIALSISIGVFAAGVAFISGIFG; this is translated from the coding sequence ATGACAATTAAAACTGCGTTACTCGTTGACGACTCCAAAGTAGCGAGGTTTGCGCTCAGCAAGCTACTTGAGAACGTCAGCATGAACGTAAATCTGGCCGGCTCTGCGGAGGAGGCGCTCGATTATCTGAGCAAGAACTCGCCGCCCGACGTGATATTTATGGATCACCTAATGCCGGGAATGAACGGAGTGGAAGCCTCCAAGGCGATCAAGTCCAATCCGGATACCGCCGCCATTCCGATCATTATGTGCACGTCGAAAAAGTCCAAGGAATTTGAGGACGCAGCAAAACGCTTCGGCATTTACAACATTCTGACCAAACCGCCGCAAACTGATGGCTTGCACAGTATTCTGGAGCAGCTTAACCGGGATATTGAAGCCGGCAGTCTCACTTCAGCGCCTATCGATCTGACCGCCATGGATTTCGCCTTCAGCGACCATGACGTAGATGATGCTGAGGAAACCGCCGTCACGAAGGTCAAGGCTAAAGAAGAAGAGCAACCACCCTCTCCTCATGACGCCTTGCCCGTAAACGGAAAAGCCTTCAGCCTGCCAATAGAAATGATTGAACAGGTCGCGCGCTCTACAGTGAAAACCAGCTTGAACACGCGCGTTCACGAACTATTAAGCGACCTGTTCGATGAGCAGTACGCCCACCTCAAGCGCTTATCGGAAGAACTACAAAACAGACATGATGAGCGTATAGAAACTTTTTATAGCCGCATTGAAAGCCAAATTACCACCAGCTTCGCAGCACTCAAAGAAGAGGTGTCCGCTGAGCTGGCCAGAGAAATCAGCCAAGAGCTGAATGAAATCAAGGAAGAGCTTAAAAACGCCGCGCCGGCGGCTCCCGCCGCAGGCGCTTCACCCGCCATCACTCAGAAGCAATTGGATGAACTGAAGGACCACATGACGACAGTGCAATCCATTGACACCGAGTTCTGGCAAACCCTGCAGGCGGAAGCCATCCAACAAGCGCATGATATCTCCCGGGAAACGGCGGAAGACATCGCTCAGCGCACTATTGAGCTGTATGGGGAATCACAGCGTAGCGCCAGTAATAAAGCTTATATGATTGCTTTATCTATCAGTATCGGCGTTTTCGCCGCCGGCGTCGCCTTTATCTCCGGCATATTTGGCTGA
- a CDS encoding PEGA domain-containing protein, with amino-acid sequence MVDLRPLLFINALVLMLLVTAGFAHRQDINIPVLADTLSPATERRAGDIKTTDYGTPIGSADLSAQLESFRSTENAPGESLEEAILFVDQLTPEQQQALEASNAAQDAENGALMASADADQTLSLPQQVVAKETQQSPSPTMSDTGKLFIRSNVANDNVLINGKPYGASAVEVELPAGEYDIEVSKEGYKTFRNKIDLARGDSRTISVTLDRITVVEYKDGVWKHGVVTGEGTYVGKDGSRYQGEFVNKLFHGKGLLKMANGAEYNGEWYEGRKHGHGSFKQPNGDLYVGDFRDDQFNGEGTLTLKSGDIYTGYWVDGKLNGEGTLTGKNGMLFVGGFSESKYHGSGSLTYPDGTHYEGGFANGQFQGKGELIYADGKKYTGQFFEGKFHGQGELLNPNGSKISGTFKFGKPYGLATLTTPEGEIFTARSSNPGVCYRLKSYRATQCPPLEGW; translated from the coding sequence ATGGTCGATCTGAGACCACTTTTATTTATCAATGCGCTTGTCCTGATGCTGCTGGTGACCGCCGGCTTCGCCCATAGGCAAGATATCAACATACCGGTGCTGGCGGATACCTTATCCCCCGCGACCGAGCGCAGGGCAGGCGATATTAAAACCACCGATTACGGCACGCCCATCGGCAGTGCGGATCTCAGCGCCCAGCTGGAAAGTTTCCGTTCTACTGAAAACGCACCAGGGGAATCGCTGGAAGAGGCTATCCTGTTCGTCGATCAGTTAACGCCGGAACAACAGCAGGCGCTTGAAGCATCGAACGCCGCACAAGATGCGGAAAACGGCGCGCTAATGGCCTCAGCGGACGCGGACCAGACGCTCTCCTTACCACAGCAGGTTGTTGCGAAAGAAACCCAACAGTCGCCCTCCCCCACTATGTCGGATACCGGCAAACTGTTTATCCGTTCGAATGTCGCCAATGATAATGTCCTCATCAATGGAAAACCCTATGGAGCCAGCGCCGTCGAAGTAGAGTTGCCAGCAGGCGAATACGACATAGAAGTCAGCAAAGAAGGCTACAAAACCTTTCGCAATAAGATCGACCTCGCCCGAGGCGACTCTCGCACCATCAGCGTAACCCTAGATCGCATCACGGTTGTGGAATACAAAGATGGCGTCTGGAAACACGGCGTGGTAACTGGCGAAGGAACCTATGTCGGCAAAGACGGCTCCCGCTATCAGGGAGAGTTCGTCAACAAGCTGTTCCATGGCAAAGGCCTGCTAAAAATGGCCAACGGAGCGGAGTACAACGGGGAATGGTATGAAGGTCGCAAGCACGGACACGGCTCTTTCAAACAGCCGAACGGCGACCTGTATGTCGGCGATTTCAGAGACGACCAGTTCAATGGCGAAGGTACGCTGACGCTGAAAAGCGGTGATATCTACACAGGCTACTGGGTTGATGGAAAGCTGAACGGCGAAGGCACGCTGACCGGCAAAAACGGCATGCTCTTTGTTGGCGGTTTTTCCGAAAGCAAATATCACGGCTCCGGTTCGTTAACCTATCCGGACGGAACTCATTACGAGGGAGGTTTCGCCAACGGGCAGTTCCAGGGCAAAGGGGAACTCATCTATGCGGACGGCAAAAAGTACACCGGACAGTTCTTTGAAGGGAAGTTTCATGGACAGGGGGAATTACTGAACCCCAATGGCAGTAAGATCAGCGGTACATTTAAATTCGGTAAACCATATGGACTGGCGACGCTGACGACGCCGGAGGGCGAGATCTTTACCGCCCGCAGCAGTAACCCCGGCGTTTGCTATCGCCTGAAAAGTTATAGAGCAACTCAATGCCCGCCTTTAGAAGGCTGGTAA
- a CDS encoding methylglyoxal synthase: MTDQVNRPKGVTSVALIAHDNKKADLIAWVEKNSVKLNKCTVYATGTTGKLIAEKTGVDVRRCHSGPLGGDQQIGALISEGKVDLLIFFWDPLEPMPHDPDIKALLRLATLWNVPSACNSATADFLVNSNLFEEFLPQRPDFDSYLNRDVLGK, translated from the coding sequence ATGACAGATCAAGTAAATCGCCCCAAGGGCGTCACCAGTGTCGCTCTTATCGCTCACGATAACAAAAAGGCCGACCTGATTGCCTGGGTGGAAAAAAATAGCGTTAAACTGAACAAATGTACAGTCTACGCGACAGGCACGACGGGAAAATTAATTGCTGAAAAAACGGGAGTGGATGTCAGGCGCTGCCATAGCGGTCCACTTGGCGGAGATCAGCAGATAGGCGCTTTGATCTCAGAGGGAAAAGTTGATTTGCTGATATTCTTCTGGGACCCGTTGGAGCCGATGCCGCATGATCCGGATATCAAGGCGCTGCTGCGTTTAGCGACTTTATGGAATGTGCCCAGCGCCTGCAATTCGGCGACCGCTGACTTTTTGGTCAACTCAAACTTGTTTGAGGAGTTTCTGCCGCAGCGTCCGGATTTCGACTCCTATCTCAACCGGGATGTTCTTGGTAAATGA